Within Vigna unguiculata cultivar IT97K-499-35 chromosome 2, ASM411807v1, whole genome shotgun sequence, the genomic segment TGTAGTGAAGCTTTCTTAAAATATGGCTTAAGTGCCAAATTTCACTACTCAACCGCgaacttaaaatttaactttttagttCATCTTTCTACCTTGAGTTACAACTTTTGGGGCTTAGAACCAACTTTATAATTTACTTCATTTTACCTGcaaaacaacacaaatatattaatttccactttttctattttctcactaCCTCATTCTGCAATTATGTAAAATTAGGGTTTttctaatgatttttacattgatttagtGCAAGATAAGTGTCTAAATGATATGCaatttaactaataattgaCACTTATCAATAGGTCGCATGTTAGTGAGATATATCAACTTACCAATAAGTCTTCTGTGTGAAGTAGGATCAAGGGTACATGGGTATTGAGAGTGGAATAAATGTTACATTGCTAGTTCCTTATAGAAGATCTAAAGCATACTTTCATTCAGAAAGATGTATGCCCTTTGTGCTCCTCGTCACCTCAAGGCCATGAAAGTATATCAACTCtccaacattttttatttaaaagtctTGATCTAAGAGAATGGTTATGTTGTTTATTTCTTGTAATTCGTCTCAAACCAacacaatatcatcaacatatattaaGAGAATGGTGATTTTGAAGTTAGCGTGTTTATAACCATGATGCAAGAGAAAATTTTAGAGTTTATCATACCATTGCCAGTTGGCTACTTTAAGCTCATACAAGGACTTGTGTAAACTGTAGACTTGAAGGCCTAGTGGAAGCTCCATATAAACCTCTTCATTTAAGTCTCCATTGAGGAAGGAGTTATTTAAATCTATGATAGTATTTTGAGGTTGTGAAAGGAATAGTTAATGAGATAGAGAAAATTGTGGAGATAGTAGAATGTGGAAGTTATATGTTATGTAGTTATGAGTGGTGTGTTAGATGTTGTCTTACTTGTTGTCATACATAAAATGGTAGagtacatgggtatttatagaccccATCTCACTTACATAATTATTCTAGAACATTCTAACTAGAACTTATGTAGAATGTTTTAGACTTTTACCTATGTAGaatgttcttgaattttttgctCCTATCTTAGGCTTTTTTACATTGTTCTAGaattttcattacatttcaatacttttatcTTAGAATTTTCTAGATAGGAGAGAAAAAAATCAGGAACACTCTACATTGGTAAAAATCTAGAACATTCTACATAAGTTCTAGTTAGAATGTTCTAGAATAATTATGTAAGTGAGATagggtctataaatacccatgtactTTACCATTTTATGCAAGACAATAAGTAAGATAACATATAACACACCATTCACAACTACATAACATACTACTTCCACCTTATACTATATCCACAACTTTTTCTATCCCATCAACCATTCCTTTCACAACCTCGAAGTATTATCATTTTCTGCATGTTCTAAGAGTAGGATTCAACATATCTACAAGaggtactatttttttttttggtaaccATATTTCTTTGTGTCAACTCCCTTTGCTCGCTGGTTCAATCTCGTTATGGAAACTTTGAAAAGTAGAGAGAAAACCAACATGGATACTAAGCCTTTCCCCCAAAAGAAAATGACCACtacaaaacttttttattttttttttcgcttTGCCTCTCCCTCACCACTAAatgctttttttatttctttttaacatttttctcccttttttttAGAATGAGTGTGTATTCCTTTGTGCCATAACTGCTTGCCcatttgaagattttttttagatttctaAAACTTCTCGAGTGCGAATGTGTGACTTAGGAGTATTGATGAAGAGGTGCAAACAAAAAATGCATGGGGTGAGAATGTGAAAAAGAGTATTGGGCTATTAGGGTTGTGAAATAAAaggtgaaaatgaaaacaataggGGTGTAGACAAAAGAAAATCTATTGGTCTTCACTTAGGGTAGTGCAGAAATAAAATGGATGAGGATGGGATATGATGGTAGGCTCCTCCTCTAAGCTATATGACTCAAGCAAGATGGATGAGCCCAAGGATGAGTGGTGCGTGAAAGCTATGAGGAATTGAGGTATATGGCTCGATTTTAGTGGGATTATGGAGTAGATAGTGTGATGTTTGGATGCTCTTAGGAGAGGTTGAGCCAACTCTTAAGGAAGGATGGCTACAAGAAACCTAGAACAAGTGCTTTAGCCTTGGTGACCTAGCTTGCACAAAATTGGATGCAAAACTTTACTCAAATCAAAGGTGAATTTACATGGGGAGAGACATCtctgtttataatttatatgtgcattattattattattattattattttattaagtgaGGTGTCATTAagatcattttaatttatatttatctctagttacgcactagccatgtttattttaatttatgtttaccTCCATTTATGCATTGATcctgattaatttaatttatattttcctcTAGTTATGCACTTGTtcgatttatttatttatatttatctctagttacgtactagtcctatttatttaattacatttatctctagttacacCTGATcctagttatttttttatattcatctccaattatgcattgatcctatttatttatttatttatttatacaattatatgtttgagtgtaaaattattttatttatacatgtataataataataataataacaaatattgtaaaatgataaaatttataataaataaagattttattACTGTAGTTAGAGGTATGACATTGGGGATTTAAATGAGTAAGTTTTGCTCAAGAAGACATGTTCTTAGGTTACTTTGTTGGTCATGGTAGAACTCATTCATCCtcactagtcactacaaaattaatctaaTTCTTTATAAAGTACGATAAAAAAATCAAGTTCATATGTttgaaagattttattttattttattttatttgcatataatttgattttacatgatatttgtctcacttctttgtttttgttatttgtgtataaaaaatgaaattatgaaaattacCACACCAAACATTCCAAATTCGTTCACGGTAGAAATTATCGCTTCTTTTCCCCCAACAAGTGTTCAAACTAATGTGGTTAATAAATAACATTCTTTCTCTTCCTAGTGTTAGAAAACTGTAGGAAGTAAAATATACGATGTAAAACATAGGATGTGAAAAGTAGTGTAAAATATATAAggttgttttaaattatttggtgcaatgttgtagtgtatatatatatatatatatatatatatatatatatatatatatatatatatatatatatatgttttatgaaaatataagcatgatataataataatggttaaattaattatgtataaaGGACGTTACATtggatggtatcagagcaatatTTCACGTGAGACCTGTGAAATATGTTTATCATGAGATTTATTTTACAAGTACTAACTTATACAATTTCATATGGCAAACAATAGGAGAAATAGTGAATTGATTGAAGTAGTGCAAGCTATCAGAGACATGGTTACTACTCTATTAAGGAATCAAAGACTTGAAGGAACTTTTGAGTCACAAGGTTTAGCTGAGTTTAGGAGAACAAACCTCCACAATTTTTTGGAGGATAAGACATAAAAAAAGCTAAATTGTGGATTAAGGCAATGGAGAAATATTTCGAGTTATGAATTATGCTAATAACCAAAAGGTGAATTGTGTTGTGTTTATGTTGATTGGAAAAGCTAAACACTGGTAGGATAGTACCAGAAGATTACTTGAAGGAGGGGGAGTAATCATTACTTGGGAagtatttaaaatgaatttcttagaaaaatattttccaaataaTGTGAGGAGAGCAAAAGAAATAGAGTTTATGCAGTTGAAACAAAGAAGTATGACAATAGGAAAATATGCTTCCAAGTTTGAAAAATTAGGAAAATATTCTACTTCCTTTTATCACCAAGAGGAGAGGATGAAAtgtataaagtttaaaattgaCATAGGCCTAAATTGAGGAAAGTTGTGATGATACTAGAAAATTCTAATTTTCCTACACTTATTCACAAATGTAGATTTTTGGAAGACtttgaaaacaacaaaaataacaaactgaGATATTTTGGCcctcaaataaataaaaatagatgtCATGAGAGAAAATGTTATAATCGTCCCAATGGAGATCTCAACCCAATCAATCTTCTTTAGGAAATTTTAGTAGATTTGTTAATAACCATATCAAGTGTTTTAATTGCGGACAAGATCATTGTACTAAAGATTGTCACCTTCGGAGAGTAGCCTTCTTCAAGTGTGAAAAACCTGGTCACATATTCTCTGAAAATGTGgacaatagaaaataatataaatatattaacaaaaggCTTACTATATTAAAAGAAGGtattcttataattataattataattatgaatatatatatatatatatatatatatatatatatatatatatatatatatatatatatattatgattataacatatacaaaataatagtgataaaacaatattattattattgattaaaaaataaaaaaaaaagttggataaaataataaaacttgaaaatcaaattagaatgtaaatctacaacaaacTAGCAAACTAAAAGAACTTGAaaatacaatcaaattagaatttaaCCAGACAATCATTATAGTGAGCCCTATAAATAATGGCATGGGCGAAAGTTAAATGAGAGAAAGATAGGCCCAGAAAAAAACAAGGGAGCGAGTGACTGCACAATTAAAAGAGGGAagagcaaaaagaaaaataacagtGAAGggtaaaacaatatataaaaggatatttaataactttttatccAACTTAAGTATGTCTTTTACAGTAGTTATTTTCTATgcactttttaaatatatatttatctccAGCTATGAAGTGCACTagtgttgtttattttaatttatattcacCTCTCTGATAACGGCGTGTTTATTTATTCATTGTTACCTTTAGTTATGTTCgggttatatttatttaattatatttatttttaattacataataattctatttatttatttatatttatttcgaATTATacattaatcttatttatttatttatttatataatcatATGATTTGGTgtcaaacatttattatttatagggaataaatataataataactactGTAAAACGATAAAATTTTGTggtaaataaagatttgattattgtagttggaatTATGATCTTAAGGATTTAAATGAGCAAGTTTTAcacaagatgagatgttcttagGTGATTTTGTTGGCTATGGTAGAACTAATTTATATTGTATGATAAAGTATGATAAAAATCAAGTTCATACATTTGAaagagtttattttattttatttggatatgatgtaatttgatttgatatttgtctcacttgtctgtttttgttgtttgtgtataaaaatgaaattttgaaaaactcaCGTTAAAGATAAAAGTACCAAATGTTTCAAATTTGTTCGCAACAGAAATTATCGCTATTTTTCCTGCAACAAATTGACAGACTAGTGTGGTTAATAATTCTATAAGAACAACTTTCTCGACTCTTACATTTGTGATCGCCCTAGATGCCTCCACTCTATTTGGAGAGACCAATAGTGATCTCTTTTTGCATGTTGCCAACTATTCACGTCAGTCCTCTCATTAACCTTTTTTCACCAGCTACTTGAAGAatgtaaaagtattattataaagaatgaaatgtaaataaataacattccTTCTCTTCTTAGttatagaaatataaataacattcCATCAACTATCCACGTCAATCCTCTCATTAACCTTTTTCCACCAACTACTTGAAGAATAGTAAAAGTATTATTAGATAAAAAAGGAATTGTAAATAAATAGCTTTACTTCTCATCCTAGTGTTATAAAAATGTGAGATGTAAAATATATGAAGTAAAATATAAGATGTGGAaagtaatgtaaaatatatacaGTTGTTGTAAATTATTTGGTGTAAAATGTCGAaagatatagatatatatgaaattatgtTCTTAAGACTACATATatcttttatgaaaatatgagtatgatataataataatggcTAAATTACTTATGCATAAAGGATGTCACATAAAATGTGAATATAATCAGGATAGATCAAGTATTGTTAGCAAATATCAAAGTAGTTAGAATATCTTTATACATAGATAAATTGATTGTTGACTTATAAAGCAATTTTAATTCAAGATATTATTTGCTTTATGAAATCCTTcgatttagatttaattatgtagaaatatttcaattatcaaTACAGGTCGTCAATTTAATCAACAAAGCACAACAAATCACAAATGATAAtaccaaagaaaataataaagaagtTGAAACAAAATGCATCAAACGAGGTCTTATAGTCGTGTGATAAGTTTAATTTGGATATTCtaatataatcaaacttttatcatatcatcaattttttttgaatcttCTAGTAAGTGTACCAGAAATATATCAAAGTAAAAACATTTAatcacaaattatttttttttatgtttgaggAGGATTTATAAACCTTATTCAATTCTCCTCGTGTCCTCATAAAATATTTCACTAGAAgatggactaagtccaatatTCATCTAATCTTTCATCACTATTCGATAATCAATAGTTTATTAATTTGATGATTTTTATTTGCAAGACTAAACATGTTAGATAAATAACTACATATATACCTTCATTATCATATAGTGTTTGAATAactataatttcataattctaCCGAATCACAAGAATGATGATGATTTTGACATGAATTATCCGAGCTCTCAATAACTTTTCAAGTGATTCTctaatagttatttaaaatcattaaaattttagtttgattTAGTTAATGATCCATTTTATGCTTTAAAATTTAAGCCAACAAGTTTGTGATTTCTtctttatattatgttattcaatttttttatttttacttaatgtaggacttagactcatatttaaaatttcaagattAATTTACTCCTACTATTAGTTCTTGTGTGTTAAAAGTTTATTGATATAGATTAACGAGGCTCGGGAAAATCTCACTTCAGTTTTGTGTTTCTTTCATACGTGCTCACTATAAAAAGTAAATGATGGATTTAACATGTTCAGAAAGGACTCCTTTCaaatgattttgaattttgtagACAGTTAGTTCAGTGCACCAATATAGAATCTTGCATATTTATGTTAGGGTGAGTGGTTAAATCAACTATCTAATGTacttccttaaaaaaaaaacaatttttaattaaaaataaagaaaaatttattcattttaattagccaaattaattcataaaaacttatttaagataATGGGTGTAGAAATAGTCATCCCGTTAGAAGAAAGTCAAATGCAGGGGACAAATAGTCATCCCATATATTGAAGTTATATGAATCATATCTGTGTAACAAACATTTGACTAAGGCTTTTGGCTACATTAATCTTTCATTAGCATATACCTAATCCTAGAAACGGTCTCAAAAATAAAATGGGAAAGTGGTGAGGACCATGTTAACATACAAAATCAGTAACAATGTGTGTATAGTTGTTGAGAACTTAACCAGTGTTCCTCATACCAGCAGCAATGCCATTTATGGTGATGAGCAAGGCATCTCTGGCTTTAAGGTTGTCATCATCACTCCTTAGCCTCTTGAGAATCTCTACCTGCAACATGTTCAAGGGATTGAGGAAGGGAAGCCTACTCTCAATCAGTTTCCTCAAGCTCCTATTATTCTGCTGAGGTTTGTCATGCCCACTAACAGCTAACACAAACTTGCGAGTTTGGACGAGCTCATCCCTCAGTTGACCTCCAATTTCTTGTCTCTTCTCTGAGACAAGAACTTCATCATAGTGCTTGGCAATAGGAATGTCTGCTTTTCCCAGAACCATCTCAATCAAGTCTATGGTGCTTTGAAAGAAAGGCCACTCTTTGTACATGGCCTTTAGCTCTTCAGTTTGTCCTTTATCACAAGGACCTTTCAACCCTGCTCCAACTCCAAGCCAAGCTGGAAGAACAAACCTCGTTTGAGTCCATGCAAACACCCAGGGAATGGCACGGAGGTGTCCAATTCCGATAGTGCTCTTTCGCCTTGCGGGGCGGCTACCGATGTTGAGGAACCCAAGCTCTGATTGAGGTGTGGCTTCATGGAAGTATGACAGAAATTCTGGATTTTCATACACTACACTGCGGTAACATTGGCAACTCAGCTTTGAAATCTCTTCCATCAGATTGCGCCACTTTTCTTCACGTGGCGGGAGAGGAGGACGCAGGGTGGCAAGTAACACAGCTGTTGTGTAGATCTCAAGTTGCCTAATAGCTGTTTGTGGCAAGCCAAACTTGGCCTGCACCATCTCTCCTTGCTCTGTTGTGCGAAGGGTTCCCTACAGTGTAGCATGCAGCACATTAGTATCACAGGTTTCAGAACAGTGCTTGTTGTAGCTCTGCTTTCAAATGTCTCtgcaaattgaaattttgacaaacCAGAGACTAGATGGAAACATGATACAGAATTTAGTTCGCAGTTAAACAAAATGACTTCAAGTGAAAACAAATTTCATGTGCTATTCCAGGCTCTAGAATTTTTGGCTTAACTATGTTTCAAACCTGACAATTTCATGGTGTACGAAactcaaaaattaataaaatgaacaGACCAAGAATCCCATGTTAACCTTCACCCTTCTAGCAATTCAACAGTCCACATTACCTCATCTATGACAATGAGAAATGTACATTAAGTTTAACTATAAACTTCTTGTATAAGTATCTGTGggagaagaaaataataagataaagtAAACTGAGTTTTTCCTGTTAAAAgctaaaataaacaaatgaatttgattttcaaaagagCTATTTCATCCAAGTTCTCTAAAAAATTGAGGTGCATAAGTTGATTTAACTTTACAGGAGAAACTTAATTCACTTTATTACTTTCTTCATAGAAAAATTCATTGAAACATGGCCTATCACCTCCATACTAGGATAATGCTTGATTCTGGAAATTGTGTCATAAGATAACCTTTTGTTTAAGTAactaattacataatttttgagatatttaaacacaaaatttcaatggctttaattttaaactatttatttttctcaagtGTTTTGTTTGAagccaatttaaatttattaaattttaaactttttattaaggATTCAATTacccctaattgcaaaatttttataataaaattactttttttctcaATCAATTTCAGTTGAGGTTATTTCAGTTAATGgacacaattatttttattagcattaattaatatattaggaaaaaaattgatcaactttgaaaacaaaatataagtaacAACAATAGAAAAACAATTTTTGCATACATAAAAGAATAACTACAACAAACTTCATCCAATAAGTTACTGGCATTCTTAATGactagcgtaacacaggcgctTTCGCGCCtgtttgtatgtattttttaaatatgcatgatattatattagtaggcgataatattataatgttattaagttaatatatattaaaattatatttattaaaaataaagtgaaatatatcataacaaataaaagaacaatcattgataaataaagaagaagagagacatcttattttataaaaagtttgtaaaagtaacgatcaatttttaaaaatttaataaattattatatttaaagggtaaaatcggtattttgaaaagtggacacaaaaaagagaattccctttatatattgttatagataaggaTCAAGAAATAATCTTAATCtacaatagaaaatatataatcttaACAATGTCAACAAAAATATAATCACTTTATGAACatcgattaaaaaaaattaactacaaaaacaatttcattgACATCTAATgtttgatattaataaaaaaaattaatatttaaaactaaatatacaaaaaataaataaaatttgttgataacaaccaaaaaaataatcatGACTAACTATAACTTAAAAGAAAGCTGCCAACATTAATTGAGTaaaggaaaatattattttgacacCACTTGCTATATTTATACAAGAGAACCAACTTTTAggaatattttgattattgaaaaatgttaacttttgtatttgtaaaataaaaataaaaaattgaaggataagataataattgtaaaaatttgTTGAATCTCACAATAATACTACTCTTTGGGAAAATGATGTTGAGCCGGCAATACCCGACCTTTGTCGAGTGGGTAACATTTAAAGTTAAGTCGAAGAGGTCTAGAACCcataaaagaatatgaaaataaaaaatatattcgaGAGATAAAGtttgagaaattttaaattttttaaaattatttatacaaataacatattttatcataaaatattttaaacattttataaaaataaattaccatctaaaaattatttattgaaacaTTATAAATTCACGTTATCCAGTTCTAAGTTTTTAAAGGGAAAGTTCAAACTAGTAAGGTTACGTTATAAAACCCACCATCACAGAGCCGGGTGGTTGAGACTGAATGGCCATATATGTTGGGCCACCACCGCGGCCAATACTCCCCCCACGGCCATGAAAGAGAGTAACCTTTATACCATACTCCTTGCATGCAGCCACAACATCTTCTTGAGCTTTGTAAAGTTCCCAAGCAGCAGTGAAGCGCCCGGCATCTTTACCAGAATCAGAATACCCAACCATAACCTGCATAGACAAATTTATAATACCATACAGGAATTCACATCACAGCTACAGTACTACAACATAAATGGAATGAATATGGGGTTAGAAAGTACCTCTTGATGCCCATTATGGTTTTTAATGATGTGTTGTCGGTACCAATCTATTGACAGGAGCTTTCTGATAACTGAACCAGCTCCTCTCAGGTCCTTTACAGTTTCAAATAGAGGAACCACCCGCAGCCTATGTTGGACACATttgttagtaaaattaaaagCCCTTGACAATTTACAAGCACATTTTTTCATATCAAAACCCTTGTAATTAggtaaaaggtttttaaaatgTGGTTACAGTTGCAACTTTTCCGCTGAACACAAGTGGTTATGGTCTGTTTTCTGAAAACTACGACACACATTTCATTTCCACACTTACGTTCCACCTGGACAAGCTCTTCCTAACTCTCCACTGACAGCAAGTCGTGCATCCTTCTGCAAAAGCTCTACTGCAAGAACATCACTGGCCTGATAATCAGATGCAAACAAAAATGGCAACGAAAACATATTAGACATCTAAGTATTCAATATCAGATACAAAGAATATAGAAAcagaggatttttttttttttttcatgcaaaATCAAACACTAAGAAAGAAGGGGCAAAAGAAAAGTACAAGACACTGTTTGTGAGGAGTTTGGCAACGGAATTCGTAATACACAAAGTGTTTCAAAAATTCGATTAGCATGTTTTGCAGTGATAATTTGTAGGTACAAGAATAGTTAATAATACATTTGAGGCCATAGAGATCACATAGGCACCAAATGAATCGCTTCCTAACTCAGCAGCAGTTCGGAACGTGTCCAAGACTTCTCTAACATCTGGAGCAACCTACAAAGAATAGATTAAGGGGccaattaaaaacagaaactcCGGAGAAcagaatgaagaaaaaaatcagTGTATAACATTCTAACCGTCCTACTTGATACACATAACATACAAAACTGGCATTTGGTATAACATTCTAACAATCTCACCTCTATACTAGGGGGAACCAGTGGTCTTTTCCCTTTCAGCTCTTTAGTTAAGAAGTtcagtttcttttcttcatcCCACTCACTGTATGTACCCAAGTCCAAATAACTTGTAACTGCATCAAGCGTTTCAGCATGCCTGCCAGATTCCTGTCACACTGATAATTTCAGGCCACAACTTACTATCCAATCAATAATGAACGAAAAAACTTTGAAGCCTTACCTGGCGCAAGTCAAGCTTCATTAACACCATGCCAAAAGTAGTGACTCTTCGAATCAGATCAGTAAGTCGACCATCGGCTAGCACCCCAGATCCACATGATTGCTGAAGAAATATAGAGGTAAATGATAATTATGCTAAACTTAGAGGGTAAAAggtatgaaaaagaaaaagtaccaAAGATTCATAGCAAAGGAGCAAAGGTTCCAAGAGCTGATCTGTTGTTTCATAATAATTCATAGGATTTTGTTCACATGGACCATTCTCGAGAAGAAGCTCCAACCGTCTACGAGTTCTCAAAAGCTAAACACATGGAACAGATGATGCACACTATTACTAAGTAATAGGACAGCATATAAAACCAGCACattcaataaaaatgtatatatgaACTAGTCTTAATGGCACACCAGATACCATTCCTTCATGGACATTATTCAAACAAAactagaaaaattatatttttaacatgcaTATACAGACGTATATGATGTTGTCTATATAAGAATCTTTGTCATGAAAGAGCATGGAATAATGCAAATAAGGCTTGATCTGAAGATAAGTGCACTTAACCGTCTTTGACCACAAGCAATACGATTTTCAAAATATCCACAACAACTCCTAATAATGCACGTAAGTTAATAATCCATGGGAATTCAATGTGTCGTTCCACATAAAGGCGTTTTGCAATTGAATTTCAAGTCTGTAATGTCAAGATTCAAGTTCAAAACTTCATCACTCTTTACCTAGAAATAATACGGAAAATATCTATATGCTGAAATCAATTTCGTAAAGCTTTATTTGCCACAACATTTTCTGCAATAATTACATTCTTTAATGGTTCTACCCACTTGATTTCATAATCACCTTTCTTTTTCCTAAAGGTAAAATGAAGCGAACAAGAGGAAAACAAAAGAACAA encodes:
- the LOC114173162 gene encoding phosphoenolpyruvate carboxylase 4 → MTDITDDIVEEISFQGFDDDCNMLGSLLNDILQREAGPTFVDKLEKIRVLAQSACNLRHAGIEDMAELLEKQLSSELSKMTLEEALTLARAFSHHLTLMGIAETHHRVRKGGNMALVAKSCDDIFNHLLQEGVTPEELYNSVCKQGVEIVLTAHPTQINRRTLQYKHIKIAHLLDYNDRTDLGPEDRDMLIEDLVREITSIWLTDELRREKPTPVDEARAGLNIVEQSLWKAVPHYLRRVSSALKKHTGKPLPLTCTPIKFGSWMGGDRDGNPNVTAKVSKDVSLLSRWMAIDLYVREVDTLKFELSMKRCSDKLSKLAHEILEEANNEENHREHWKESRSISQFKYSNQQASPLPTKLPPGAHLPSCTEKGGSEHPRLIPGADHKQFIPKGGEISSSTESSSINTRSPSLMSPSASTSSLVSMSRSPSFNSSQQLLAQRKLFAESQIGRTSFHRLLEPKLPQHPAIAPYRVVLGNVKDKLLRTRRRLELLLENGPCEQNPMNYYETTDQLLEPLLLCYESLQSCGSGVLADGRLTDLIRRVTTFGMVLMKLDLRQESGRHAETLDAVTSYLDLGTYSEWDEEKKLNFLTKELKGKRPLVPPSIEVAPDVREVLDTFRTAAELGSDSFGAYVISMASNASDVLAVELLQKDARLAVSGELGRACPGGTLRVVPLFETVKDLRGAGSVIRKLLSIDWYRQHIIKNHNGHQEVMVGYSDSGKDAGRFTAAWELYKAQEDVVAACKEYGIKVTLFHGRGGSIGRGGGPTYMAIQSQPPGSVMGTLRTTEQGEMVQAKFGLPQTAIRQLEIYTTAVLLATLRPPLPPREEKWRNLMEEISKLSCQCYRSVVYENPEFLSYFHEATPQSELGFLNIGSRPARRKSTIGIGHLRAIPWVFAWTQTRFVLPAWLGVGAGLKGPCDKGQTEELKAMYKEWPFFQSTIDLIEMVLGKADIPIAKHYDEVLVSEKRQEIGGQLRDELVQTRKFVLAVSGHDKPQQNNRSLRKLIESRLPFLNPLNMLQVEILKRLRSDDDNLKARDALLITINGIAAGMRNTG